Proteins from a single region of Mytilus trossulus isolate FHL-02 chromosome 2, PNRI_Mtr1.1.1.hap1, whole genome shotgun sequence:
- the LOC134706176 gene encoding uncharacterized protein LOC134706176: MCDIEKSIPSNQVSRSARDPYFQEQLMKSMLQWIDSFNKERSSLDVASDYCDNVKDERRVNTLQGTTAHVKNVNESRQVINVPMQLNESVVRVSTEPSTTRDIWIRLKQHKWSILAFVCGVVLALVIVVPVMVSIFSSTETDDRAEYLFFLKFDRQSTHSLVFMSDDNTVLGNSFTKETPNLVNHPEQFNTYKGTLGIRCLTSMSKMYFEIKFLFKILQSLNYDSTDLVLEVGVASRKQIDSNHYVGKHGWSFFINNCNTSICLIAKHGTSNTREEVKMIDTTNSVGRVDTGILGFFINMERNEFSVIDKDSLKILFTFTKVVSADQLCLAFGVYNPKTFETKLEIMYAYDFKNIPIINVIA, encoded by the exons ATGTGTGATATTGAAAAGTCCATACCATCAAACCAGGTATCTCGATCTGCGCGGGATCCGTATTTCCAAGAACAATTAATGAAAAGTATGTTACAATGGATAG ATAGCTTCAATAAAGAAAGAAGTTCCCTTGATGTAGCCTCTGATTATTGTGACAACGTTAAAGACGAACGACGAGTCAATACTCTGCAAGGTACCACTGCACATGTCAAAAACGTAAATGAGAGCCGTCAGGTCATTAATGTACCAATGCAGTTGAATGAAAGTGTAGTTAGAGTGAGCACGGAACCCAGTACTACCAGAGATATATGGATTAGGTTGAAGCAGCACAAGTGGTCCATACTTGCATTTGTGTGTGGTGTAGTCTTGGCACTAGTTATAGTTGTCCCTGTGATGGTGTCAATATTTTCATCAACAGAAACGG atgaccgagctgaatatttattttttctgaaatttgacaGACAGTCGACTCATTCATTAGTGTTCATGTCCGATGATAATACAGTCCTGGGCAATTCTTTCACTAAAGAGACACCGAATCTCGTAAATCATCCAGAACAGTTTAACACTTACAAAGGAACACTAGGAATTAGATGCTTAACTTCCATGAGTAAAATGTACTTTGAAATTAAGTTCTTGTTCAAAATATTGCAGTCCCTGAATTATGACTCAACAGACTTAGTCCTCGAAGTAGGAGTGGCCAGTCGTAAACAAATAGACAGTAACCATTATGTAGGAAAACATGGATGGTCGTTTTTCATTAATAATTGCAATACTAGCATATGCCTTATAGCCAAACATGGTACTTCGAACACCCGTGAGGAAGTAAAGATGATAGACACCACTAATTCAGTCGGTAGAGTGGACACAGGAATACTTGGATTCTTCATTAACATGGAGCGTAATGAGTTCTCCGTTATTGACAAGGacagtttgaaaatattgttcACGTTTACAAAAGTAGTGTCCGCTGATCAGCTTTGTCTAGCGTTTGGTGTTTATAATCctaaaacatttgaaacaaaacttgaaataaTGTATGCATacgattttaaaaatattccaaTTATTAATGTGATTgcttag